A stretch of the Sphingobacterium thalpophilum genome encodes the following:
- a CDS encoding M16 family metallopeptidase, with the protein MRHTTLFFTLLTLSLGSAAPRLSYAQQLNTAPANGQEARIPLNPDIKTGKLPNGFQYFILHNTEPRERVLFYLANKVGSLQETDKQQGLAHFLEHMNFNGTTHFPKNALVDYLQKSGIRFGADLNAYTGFEETVYQLPLPTTDPELLKQGLLIMRDWADGALLEDDDIDQERGVILEEKRQRGGLSQRLQEKTFPLLTNRSRYAYRMPIGTDEVLNSFRHDEIRQFHRDWYRPELQALIVVGDIDPDDMERQIIAQFSGLKNPKNAPRSRSYPIALTGKKQFLKFTDPEVTQTSLQILHKRQVQKTRQLADYKNSLARDFYIQLTNMRLAEQTRRSQSPYLAASLSNGTLVGNLETNSIQIMPKPDSLQSSIHAVYHTLRQIATYGFTATEINRLKSDYRSMLIQSLKEYDKTDSKSHMDQILAHYLKDEPAPSFRFLQPVLLKAIDDISLSDVLAHGREFEGQRDRDMVLVYNDDLKQIPDEAVLDGWINLALQQEVSAYQEAALADKLLSALPQPGSIISETENKTVGTQTLVLSNGAKVILKPTTLKNDEILLTSYSPGGYSRYSLKDFQSATNAVNIVTSSGLGPFNSLQLAHYLNGKNASASPFINEIGEGIKAQSSREDMQTAFELLYAYFTVPRLDRDINKANLEKTKLSLKNRHQQASTFFTDSIAAVLYDNDPRKTGPTIQKIEEIDLDRAYEIYKDRFADASDFTFVIVGNFDRALIDPYIKHYLATLPGLGRKEQFVDNGAYPPAQGISRSIYRGKEEKSTVAMAYLGTYDDYSEYNNLLMDALSSCLTIKLTERLREKEGGIYSINVSPSLAKNPRKRFGMNISFTTAPGQVDKLVAAALEEIELIRQHGPSQEDIDKYIAEKLLSSSQQVQYNGFWLSYLLSSAVDQLDPSRVFKESDLIRSITAEQVKQLAQKYLQPEHLFRFTLYPQKD; encoded by the coding sequence ATGCGACATACTACCCTATTTTTTACATTATTGACCCTTTCTCTAGGATCGGCAGCTCCCCGGCTGAGCTATGCACAGCAGCTAAATACCGCGCCGGCCAACGGTCAAGAAGCCCGCATCCCGCTCAATCCGGACATTAAGACCGGGAAGCTTCCCAATGGCTTCCAATATTTTATCCTGCACAATACCGAGCCCAGGGAGAGAGTATTATTTTATCTGGCCAATAAGGTCGGATCGCTGCAGGAAACAGACAAACAGCAGGGCCTTGCCCATTTCCTGGAGCACATGAACTTTAACGGCACTACCCATTTTCCCAAAAATGCCCTTGTTGATTATCTGCAAAAATCGGGTATTCGCTTTGGTGCCGATCTCAACGCGTATACCGGATTTGAAGAGACGGTATACCAATTGCCTCTGCCGACCACCGACCCCGAACTGTTAAAGCAGGGCTTGCTGATCATGCGCGACTGGGCAGACGGTGCATTACTTGAAGATGATGATATCGATCAGGAGCGTGGTGTTATTCTCGAAGAAAAACGGCAGCGCGGAGGACTTTCACAGCGGCTGCAGGAAAAGACATTTCCATTGCTGACCAACCGGTCCCGGTATGCCTACCGCATGCCCATCGGGACAGATGAAGTACTCAACAGCTTCAGACATGACGAAATACGGCAGTTTCACAGAGATTGGTACCGCCCTGAACTGCAGGCACTGATCGTCGTCGGTGATATCGATCCCGACGACATGGAAAGGCAGATTATTGCCCAGTTTTCTGGACTAAAAAATCCAAAAAATGCGCCCAGGTCCAGGAGCTATCCGATTGCCCTGACTGGAAAAAAACAGTTTTTGAAATTTACCGATCCCGAAGTCACGCAGACCTCCTTGCAGATCCTGCATAAACGGCAGGTCCAAAAGACACGACAGCTGGCAGACTACAAAAATTCGCTGGCCAGAGATTTCTACATTCAACTGACCAATATGCGCCTGGCCGAACAAACACGACGGTCACAGTCACCTTATCTTGCGGCCTCCCTGAGCAATGGTACGCTCGTGGGCAACCTGGAGACCAACAGCATACAGATCATGCCCAAGCCAGACAGTCTACAGTCCAGCATCCATGCCGTCTATCACACGCTGCGACAGATTGCCACATATGGATTTACAGCGACTGAGATTAACCGCTTAAAATCAGACTATCGCAGTATGCTGATCCAGAGCCTCAAAGAATACGACAAGACTGACTCCAAGTCCCATATGGACCAGATCCTGGCACATTACCTCAAAGATGAACCGGCTCCTTCATTCCGTTTCCTGCAGCCGGTACTCCTCAAAGCCATCGATGATATCAGCCTTTCCGATGTCCTGGCCCATGGCAGAGAATTTGAAGGACAAAGGGACCGCGACATGGTTCTGGTTTACAACGATGACCTCAAACAGATCCCCGACGAAGCGGTATTGGATGGCTGGATCAATCTCGCGCTACAGCAGGAAGTGAGTGCCTATCAGGAAGCGGCACTGGCCGACAAGCTATTGTCAGCGCTGCCACAGCCGGGCAGCATCATCAGTGAAACGGAGAATAAAACGGTGGGCACCCAGACTCTTGTGCTCAGCAATGGTGCAAAAGTGATCCTGAAGCCCACAACCCTAAAAAATGACGAGATCCTGCTGACTTCTTATAGCCCCGGAGGCTATTCACGCTATTCACTTAAAGACTTTCAGTCCGCAACCAATGCGGTCAATATTGTCACGAGCAGCGGATTAGGTCCTTTCAACTCACTACAGCTCGCTCATTACCTCAATGGAAAAAACGCATCGGCGAGTCCCTTCATCAATGAAATCGGCGAAGGTATCAAGGCGCAGTCCAGCCGCGAAGATATGCAGACCGCATTTGAACTATTGTATGCGTATTTTACAGTGCCCCGACTCGACCGCGACATCAACAAAGCCAATCTCGAGAAGACAAAACTGTCACTGAAAAACCGGCATCAGCAGGCCAGTACATTCTTTACGGATTCGATTGCTGCAGTGCTCTATGACAACGATCCACGTAAGACCGGTCCTACCATTCAAAAAATTGAAGAGATTGATCTCGACCGCGCATATGAGATTTACAAGGACCGATTTGCCGACGCTTCAGATTTCACCTTCGTCATCGTCGGCAACTTTGACCGTGCACTGATAGATCCTTATATCAAACACTATCTGGCCACACTCCCGGGCCTCGGACGCAAAGAACAATTCGTGGATAACGGTGCATATCCGCCGGCACAGGGCATCAGCCGGTCCATTTACAGAGGAAAAGAAGAAAAGTCCACGGTGGCCATGGCGTATCTGGGTACTTATGATGACTACAGCGAATACAACAACCTGCTGATGGATGCCCTTTCGAGTTGTCTCACCATCAAGCTGACTGAGCGGCTGCGGGAAAAAGAAGGCGGCATTTATTCCATCAATGTATCTCCGTCACTGGCCAAAAATCCGAGAAAGCGGTTTGGCATGAATATCTCGTTTACCACCGCACCCGGACAGGTCGACAAATTGGTCGCAGCAGCCCTTGAAGAGATCGAGCTGATCCGCCAGCACGGTCCGTCCCAAGAAGATATCGATAAGTACATCGCCGAAAAATTGCTGAGCAGCAGTCAGCAGGTTCAGTACAATGGCTTCTGGCTATCCTACCTGCTCAGCAGCGCCGTCGACCAGCTCGACCCGTCGCGCGTCTTTAAGGAAAGCGATCTGATCCGGTCTATCACCGCCGAACAGGTGAAACAGCTCGCACAAAAATATTTACAGCCTGAGCACCTCTTCAGATTTACATTATATCCCCAAAAAGATTAA
- a CDS encoding MutS-related protein — MSFIIDKQTLQDLNISGKYKRDSIFSLYNKTETFGGEQLLEKLFEQPLADSEAIRRRSTLISFFRRLPRRFQIRPEDLDIAQSYTNSYSGRGLTVALLRAARRQLLAVLGLKEEKKHTESGIRATFRIMLELASYLSLLREHDTDGLLQDSVFEQSWLRSEHSLLLQLQQQIDSHTDTLPLVLAARCDYQLRYRWAREIQQSLSAIYHIDLYQSIAEVANQRHFVQAEVLPPDQQAIELHDVYHPAIPDAVGNDLQFKGSHNLIFLTGANMAGKSTYMKSFGIAIYLAHLGLPVAAAKMRFSVKDGLYSSINVADNIDLGHSHYYAEVLRVKKVATYVSQGKNMVIIFDELFKGTNVKDAFEATLTVTRAFQQHHNCQYLISTHIVEVGEQLQQDNSNIQFVYMPTTMRGQVPYYSYRSANGISSDKHGMVLIHKEKVLELLEQNSKNI, encoded by the coding sequence ATGAGCTTCATCATTGATAAACAGACCCTTCAAGATCTCAATATTTCCGGAAAATATAAACGGGACTCAATCTTTTCCCTTTACAATAAGACCGAGACTTTCGGCGGGGAGCAGCTGCTGGAAAAACTATTTGAGCAACCCCTCGCCGACAGCGAAGCGATCCGGCGGCGGAGCACACTCATTTCCTTCTTTCGGAGGCTACCCCGCCGGTTCCAAATCCGTCCGGAGGACCTCGATATCGCCCAGAGCTATACCAACAGTTACTCCGGCCGCGGTTTGACTGTCGCCCTGCTCCGCGCTGCCCGTCGGCAGCTGCTCGCCGTGCTCGGGCTGAAAGAAGAAAAAAAACATACTGAGTCAGGCATCCGCGCAACATTCCGGATCATGCTTGAGCTCGCCAGCTACCTTTCACTCCTGCGGGAGCACGATACAGATGGTCTGCTTCAGGACAGCGTCTTCGAGCAGTCATGGTTGCGCAGCGAACACAGCCTGCTGCTGCAGCTACAGCAGCAGATTGACTCACATACGGATACATTACCACTTGTTCTCGCTGCACGTTGTGACTATCAGCTGCGCTACAGATGGGCCAGGGAAATTCAGCAGAGTCTTTCCGCTATCTATCATATTGATCTGTATCAGTCCATTGCCGAGGTCGCCAACCAGCGTCATTTTGTACAGGCAGAGGTCCTGCCCCCAGATCAGCAGGCGATTGAACTGCACGACGTATACCACCCCGCCATCCCCGATGCCGTGGGCAATGATCTGCAATTTAAGGGCAGCCACAACCTGATCTTTCTGACCGGAGCCAATATGGCAGGCAAATCCACCTATATGAAGAGCTTTGGCATCGCGATCTACCTTGCCCATCTCGGCCTGCCCGTGGCGGCAGCTAAAATGCGCTTCTCGGTGAAAGACGGGTTATATAGCTCCATCAATGTTGCCGACAACATCGATCTGGGCCACAGCCATTACTACGCCGAGGTACTCCGTGTCAAAAAGGTCGCGACCTATGTCAGTCAGGGCAAAAATATGGTCATCATTTTTGATGAGCTCTTCAAGGGCACCAACGTCAAAGATGCCTTTGAAGCAACGCTCACGGTGACACGCGCATTTCAGCAGCATCACAACTGCCAGTATCTGATTTCGACCCATATTGTTGAGGTGGGCGAGCAGCTGCAGCAGGACAACAGCAACATACAATTTGTCTATATGCCCACAACGATGCGCGGACAAGTTCCTTATTACAGCTACCGTTCAGCTAACGGAATCAGTAGCGATAAGCATGGTATGGTACTCATCCACAAAGAAAAAGTACTCGAATTATTAGAACAAAACAGCAAAAACATATAA
- a CDS encoding MutS-related protein has translation MGLIIDKQTRDDLSIFGARGAESIFGIFNKTTTSGGAELLEEWFNYPLSDALSIVDRTATIRYFMEQSMPFPFQSSWFDQALFYLDMADERSRLQGGSLSLRERFQQLVGGDSEYKKIVGGIIACSQIIHCWKDLIRHSPADHSDSYQKELKKWVLKFADSSLEQIPLLQDRQRLSREMVIQYDNILRFEEKELLLSILRDIYTFDVYRTVAQVAHERQFVVPIVDSSQQDQLIFEGVFHPLVANARGNDHAMDRLHNITFLTGANMAGKSTFMKSLGIALYLAHVGFPVPAKKLLFSPRDGIFTSINLPDNIAMGYSHFFAEVLRIKKVAQQLAEGRKLFVIFDEMFRGTNVKDALEGTVEVVSRLYQHPRCQFVLSTHILEAGEQLKQSHGDIRFVFLPTVMQQGRPSYTYHLQQGISADRHGMIIIENEGIIDLLTSQKQLDS, from the coding sequence ATGGGATTGATTATAGACAAGCAGACCAGAGACGACCTGTCGATCTTTGGAGCCAGAGGTGCGGAGTCCATCTTTGGCATCTTCAACAAGACCACAACATCAGGTGGAGCCGAATTATTGGAAGAATGGTTTAATTACCCGCTATCCGATGCGCTGTCGATCGTCGACCGTACGGCAACGATCCGGTATTTTATGGAACAGTCCATGCCCTTTCCTTTCCAGTCCAGCTGGTTTGACCAGGCCCTGTTTTACCTTGATATGGCCGACGAGCGCAGCCGTCTGCAGGGAGGCAGCCTTTCGCTCAGAGAACGCTTTCAGCAGCTCGTCGGAGGCGACAGCGAGTACAAAAAGATCGTCGGGGGCATCATAGCCTGCAGCCAGATTATTCATTGCTGGAAGGATCTTATCCGACATTCGCCTGCAGATCACTCCGACAGCTATCAGAAGGAACTGAAAAAATGGGTATTGAAATTTGCCGACAGTAGTCTGGAGCAGATTCCGCTGCTTCAGGACAGACAGCGGCTGTCGCGCGAAATGGTCATCCAATACGACAACATCCTCCGGTTTGAGGAAAAAGAACTGCTGCTGAGCATCTTGCGCGACATATACACCTTTGATGTCTATAGGACCGTTGCTCAGGTCGCCCATGAGCGCCAATTTGTGGTTCCCATTGTCGACAGCAGCCAGCAGGATCAGCTCATTTTTGAAGGTGTTTTCCATCCGCTCGTCGCCAATGCCAGAGGCAATGATCACGCCATGGATCGTCTTCACAATATCACTTTCCTGACGGGAGCGAACATGGCAGGTAAATCCACGTTTATGAAATCCCTGGGAATCGCTCTTTATCTGGCCCATGTAGGATTTCCGGTACCGGCCAAAAAACTGCTGTTCAGCCCACGAGATGGCATATTTACTTCGATCAACCTGCCGGACAACATCGCGATGGGCTATAGTCACTTTTTTGCTGAAGTGCTGCGCATCAAGAAAGTCGCCCAGCAGCTGGCCGAAGGCCGCAAGCTCTTTGTCATTTTCGATGAAATGTTTCGGGGCACCAATGTCAAAGATGCCCTCGAAGGCACCGTGGAGGTTGTGTCCCGTCTATACCAGCACCCCAGATGTCAGTTTGTACTTTCGACCCATATTCTGGAGGCCGGCGAACAGCTGAAGCAATCGCACGGCGACATCAGATTTGTCTTTCTGCCTACAGTCATGCAGCAGGGCCGCCCAAGTTATACCTATCACCTGCAACAGGGGATTTCGGCAGACAGACACGGCATGATCATCATAGAAAACGAAGGCATCATTGATCTATTAACTTCACAAAAACAACTGGACTCATGA
- a CDS encoding Gldg family protein encodes MKTTLKIAKTELQVLFYSPVAWLILMIFTFQIGYLFAGSYAGMVQVQSMKIDLVNATESLFSSAWGGIYPKIQSYLYLYMPLLTMSIMSREYSSGSIKLLYSSPVTNSQIILGKYIALLLFGLVLTLLVSLLIIFTMGTLINADIGPMLTGLLGLFLLLSAYAAVGLFMSSLTSYNIVAAIGTLCVFAVMNFARGLWQDIPFVREITYWLAINGRADTFIAGMVTSEDVLYFLLVNILFVSYTIFRLQAIRKKQATGQNLLKFGGITLAVFLIGYLTTLPFVKFYYDSTYRKSNTLRPSSQAIMAKLQGGFKITTYVNMLDANSFIGLPSSYKSDVGSFEKYIRFKPEIQMEYVYYYHDTENPILDRQFPKLNAEQRIDTLRKFNKWKFDILPYAAIKNQVDLSTENYRFVRVLERENGRKTFLRVYDDMQRVPLESEISAAIKRLVMDELPIVGFVSGHGERNSNSTQDRGYKTITQEKTFRYSMINQGFDFKEIDLSRPVPENINILIIAEPRQPYSEQELANLHSYIASGRNMMLAGEPSQEAIFNQIAAPLGLTLEPGVLVKQQEALQPDLLTLKPTKAGEEFSYYLAPMNRREEVITMSGTAGILVSPASPFQSRVLFATDSSGTWNELENLNFIDGKPVVNPGAGEREGARPTVVALSRKVGAKQQKILVTGDADWISNSELFIKRNQVNASNFSLVSAAFSWLSDGEVPVDMRLPDPIDKTLRIGESTWTYFEILIKFIIPLTMLGTGIVIWIRRRGR; translated from the coding sequence ATGAAAACGACATTAAAAATAGCAAAAACAGAGCTACAGGTGCTCTTTTATTCACCCGTCGCATGGCTTATCCTGATGATCTTCACATTCCAGATAGGCTATTTATTCGCCGGATCTTACGCGGGTATGGTACAGGTGCAGTCCATGAAAATTGACCTTGTCAATGCGACAGAGAGTTTATTTTCATCTGCCTGGGGGGGCATTTATCCGAAAATACAGTCCTATCTGTACCTCTACATGCCCCTATTGACCATGAGCATCATGAGCAGGGAATACAGCAGCGGCTCAATCAAATTGCTATACTCCTCTCCCGTTACCAACAGCCAGATTATTCTGGGCAAGTATATCGCGCTGCTGCTGTTTGGTCTCGTCCTCACGCTTCTGGTATCGCTGCTGATCATCTTTACCATGGGTACCCTGATCAATGCCGATATCGGCCCCATGCTTACCGGCCTATTGGGTCTCTTTCTGCTTTTGTCTGCATACGCAGCAGTCGGCCTCTTTATGTCCTCATTGACCAGTTATAATATCGTAGCTGCAATAGGAACCCTATGCGTATTTGCTGTGATGAACTTCGCCAGAGGCCTCTGGCAGGACATCCCTTTTGTGCGCGAGATCACCTACTGGCTGGCGATCAACGGCAGGGCGGATACATTCATTGCCGGCATGGTCACTAGTGAAGATGTGCTTTACTTTCTGCTGGTCAACATCCTGTTTGTCAGCTACACGATCTTCCGCCTGCAGGCCATACGTAAAAAACAGGCTACAGGCCAGAACCTGCTCAAATTTGGCGGCATCACCCTCGCGGTATTCCTGATCGGCTACCTGACCACATTGCCGTTCGTCAAATTTTATTATGACAGCACCTACCGCAAAAGCAATACCCTCCGCCCCAGCAGCCAGGCGATCATGGCCAAACTACAGGGCGGATTTAAGATCACCACCTATGTCAACATGCTTGACGCCAACAGCTTTATCGGCCTTCCTTCGTCGTATAAAAGCGACGTCGGTTCTTTTGAAAAGTATATCCGGTTTAAGCCGGAGATACAGATGGAATACGTGTACTACTATCACGACACTGAAAACCCGATTCTCGACCGTCAGTTTCCCAAGCTCAATGCCGAGCAGCGGATAGATACCCTACGTAAGTTCAACAAGTGGAAATTTGACATCCTGCCTTACGCTGCCATTAAGAATCAGGTCGATCTCTCCACGGAGAATTATCGATTTGTCCGTGTCCTCGAGCGTGAAAATGGCCGCAAGACGTTTCTGCGCGTCTATGACGACATGCAGCGTGTGCCGTTGGAATCAGAAATCAGTGCAGCCATCAAGCGGCTGGTCATGGACGAACTTCCTATTGTGGGATTCGTTTCAGGGCATGGCGAACGCAACAGCAACTCTACACAGGACCGTGGCTACAAAACCATTACCCAGGAAAAGACCTTTCGTTATTCCATGATCAATCAGGGCTTTGATTTTAAGGAAATCGATCTTTCGAGGCCAGTTCCGGAGAATATCAACATCCTGATCATTGCAGAGCCGCGGCAGCCATACAGCGAACAGGAGCTGGCCAACCTGCATAGCTATATTGCCAGTGGCCGCAATATGATGCTTGCCGGAGAGCCGAGCCAGGAGGCTATTTTCAACCAGATCGCTGCACCACTGGGTCTGACCCTCGAGCCCGGTGTGCTGGTCAAACAGCAAGAAGCACTTCAGCCGGATCTGCTCACCCTAAAGCCGACGAAAGCCGGTGAGGAATTTTCCTACTACCTGGCGCCCATGAACCGCCGCGAGGAGGTGATCACGATGTCCGGAACAGCGGGCATCCTCGTCTCGCCAGCCTCGCCATTCCAATCCAGAGTACTCTTTGCAACCGATAGTAGCGGCACCTGGAATGAGCTCGAAAACCTCAATTTTATCGACGGTAAGCCGGTGGTAAACCCCGGTGCTGGCGAACGTGAAGGCGCTCGTCCCACAGTCGTGGCACTATCCCGTAAAGTCGGAGCCAAGCAACAGAAAATCCTGGTCACCGGCGATGCCGACTGGATCAGCAACAGCGAACTATTTATTAAACGCAATCAGGTCAATGCCTCCAATTTCTCGTTGGTCAGCGCTGCGTTTTCCTGGCTCAGTGACGGTGAGGTACCTGTCGACATGCGACTTCCCGATCCGATCGACAAAACGCTACGCATCGGCGAAAGCACATGGACCTATTTTGAGATACTCATCAAATTTATCATACCACTGACCATGCTGGGTACCGGCATTGTCATCTGGATCAGAAGAAGAGGACGGTAA
- a CDS encoding ABC transporter ATP-binding protein — protein sequence MITASESPIVQVVDLSHRYNVQWAIRDINFEVRKNGIYGLLGANGAGKSTTMNIMCGVVNQSHGEVYIRGISMAQNPVEAKKHIGFLPQQPPLLPELTVEEYLIHTANLRLMEPNQIPAAIERVLSKCSIAHFRHRLLKNLSGGYQQRVGIAQAIIHEPDFVVLDEPTNGLDPNQILDIRHLIREIAAERTVVLSTHILQEVQALCDHIWMIHEGRMIFSGSLEEFDNQVAPNSVVVSLISPPPAEAFLQLPGFVDMEPLGNIKFRIRSSNTQELVEALVERSVQEKWNLIEIYSEKSSLETVFAEMTRKKRKV from the coding sequence ATGATCACAGCAAGCGAAAGTCCTATTGTTCAGGTGGTAGACCTTTCCCACCGTTACAACGTCCAGTGGGCCATCAGAGACATCAATTTTGAAGTACGCAAAAACGGCATTTATGGTCTTTTGGGCGCCAACGGAGCCGGAAAATCCACCACCATGAATATCATGTGCGGGGTGGTTAATCAATCGCACGGGGAAGTTTATATCCGGGGGATCAGCATGGCCCAGAACCCCGTGGAAGCCAAAAAGCACATCGGCTTCCTGCCGCAGCAGCCACCCTTGCTCCCCGAACTTACGGTAGAGGAATACCTCATTCATACAGCCAATCTACGGCTCATGGAGCCGAACCAAATTCCGGCTGCCATCGAACGAGTGCTATCCAAGTGCAGCATCGCACATTTTCGCCATCGCTTGCTCAAAAATCTGTCGGGCGGATACCAGCAACGCGTTGGCATAGCGCAGGCCATCATCCATGAACCCGATTTTGTGGTACTGGATGAGCCGACCAATGGCCTTGATCCCAATCAGATCCTTGACATCCGTCACCTGATCCGCGAGATTGCAGCCGAACGTACCGTAGTCCTGTCGACCCATATTCTCCAGGAAGTCCAGGCACTGTGTGACCATATCTGGATGATTCATGAAGGCCGTATGATCTTCTCAGGATCGCTTGAAGAATTTGACAACCAGGTAGCACCCAACAGCGTCGTTGTCAGCCTGATATCGCCACCTCCTGCAGAAGCTTTTCTACAGCTTCCGGGCTTTGTGGATATGGAGCCCCTCGGCAATATCAAATTTCGGATCCGCTCCAGCAATACGCAAGAGCTTGTCGAAGCCCTGGTCGAAAGAAGCGTTCAGGAAAAATGGAACCTGATCGAGATTTATTCCGAAAAAAGCTCTCTGGAAACCGTATTTGCGGAGATGACCCGAAAAAAAAGAAAAGTTTAA
- a CDS encoding RagB/SusD family nutrient uptake outer membrane protein: MKKRIIAFSLAALMTTGMVSCRKFVEIDLVGKRELKYTQDYQSLLNNSTSVEKSYYWPVLASDDIYGSDEAYLNTLSLTDANAYSWKSDLVGDNNEDADWADQYKQIYLFNQIATEIMDSQGGSEAQKKNILAQAKVHRALNYFHLVNTYAKQYQETSAATDLGVPLLTSPDLYAKLDRKSVETVYKQIIEDLSSAIPDLPEQPSFNILASRPAAEAILARVYLQMRNYGKALQYAELVLARPQYKLIDLNQYKAAPNTYPNVLDDTEEIFIKSLRNTFPTLSLNPALLALFEPGDLRNTLFTVDGSVFTWTPFQGKAYNKHRIISANAKITNGPTLPEMMLIKAEALARDAGRFAEALDILNTLRSKRFEPDAYQPLQISDQQSVLKWVINERRKELMGKGLRWFDQKRLAAEPGFISTQTRVYKGESFTLEPNSNRYVLPIASKYIVLNPEIIQNPR, encoded by the coding sequence ATGAAAAAGAGAATTATTGCATTCAGCCTCGCTGCGTTGATGACCACCGGTATGGTATCCTGCCGGAAGTTTGTGGAGATTGACCTTGTGGGTAAGCGCGAGCTAAAATATACACAGGACTACCAGAGTTTGCTCAACAATAGCACATCAGTGGAGAAATCTTACTACTGGCCCGTGCTGGCAAGCGATGACATTTACGGGTCTGACGAAGCCTACCTCAATACCTTATCGTTAACCGATGCCAACGCCTATAGCTGGAAAAGTGATCTGGTAGGTGACAACAACGAAGATGCCGACTGGGCCGATCAGTACAAACAGATCTACCTCTTCAATCAGATCGCCACAGAGATCATGGACAGCCAGGGGGGCAGCGAAGCACAGAAGAAAAATATCCTGGCCCAGGCAAAGGTGCACCGCGCACTCAACTATTTTCACCTGGTCAACACGTATGCTAAGCAGTATCAGGAGACAAGCGCCGCTACAGACCTTGGGGTTCCTTTATTGACAAGCCCCGACCTCTATGCTAAACTGGACCGTAAATCAGTGGAAACAGTTTACAAGCAGATTATTGAAGACCTCAGTTCGGCCATTCCCGATCTTCCTGAACAGCCCAGTTTTAACATATTGGCGTCGCGCCCGGCGGCCGAGGCCATCCTTGCCCGCGTCTATCTGCAGATGCGCAATTACGGCAAAGCACTGCAGTACGCAGAACTGGTACTGGCCAGACCGCAATACAAGCTGATCGATCTCAATCAGTACAAAGCGGCGCCCAACACCTACCCCAATGTACTTGACGATACGGAAGAGATCTTTATCAAAAGTCTGCGCAATACATTTCCCACCCTCTCGCTAAATCCTGCCTTGCTTGCGCTCTTCGAACCGGGCGATCTCCGAAATACATTATTTACGGTAGACGGCAGTGTGTTTACCTGGACACCGTTCCAGGGTAAAGCCTACAACAAACACCGTATTATTTCGGCTAATGCCAAAATTACCAACGGGCCTACCCTTCCGGAGATGATGCTGATTAAAGCGGAAGCTTTAGCGCGCGATGCCGGGCGGTTTGCGGAGGCTCTGGATATACTGAACACCCTGCGCAGCAAGCGGTTTGAACCGGATGCATACCAGCCACTTCAGATCAGTGACCAGCAGTCGGTGCTCAAATGGGTTATCAACGAACGGCGAAAAGAACTGATGGGCAAAGGTCTCCGCTGGTTTGACCAGAAGCGCTTGGCTGCCGAACCCGGCTTTATCAGCACGCAGACCCGCGTATATAAAGGTGAGTCATTCACCTTGGAGCCCAACAGCAACCGCTATGTGTTGCCCATCGCATCCAAGTACATTGTTCTCAATCCCGAAATTATTCAGAATCCGAGGTAA